One window of Triticum dicoccoides isolate Atlit2015 ecotype Zavitan chromosome 5A, WEW_v2.0, whole genome shotgun sequence genomic DNA carries:
- the LOC119303484 gene encoding glucan endo-1,3-beta-glucosidase 8-like: MAAANLGAWLCALVVVALAVLPAADALGMNWGTQATHPLSPRIVVQLLRDNGIKKVKLFDADQGTLNALAGTDIEVMVVIPNNLLDIMNDKDNARDWVRHNVSRYHFDGGVNIKYVAVGNEPFLASYNGTFDKVTFPALQNIQNALNDAGFSEIKATVPLNADVYNSPANNQVPSAGRFRTDVAPLMTQMVQFLANNSAPFTVNIYPYLSLYLSEDFPVDFAFFDGLAKPLVDGVNTYTNVFDANFDTLVSALAAVGHGDLPIVIGEVGWPTDGDKHATNALAKRFYDGLLPRLAANTGTPLRPKQYMEVYLFGLLDEDVKSVAPGAFERHWGVLRFDGQPKFPMDLTGNGQNTMLVPAKGVQYLPRTWCVYNPNAEDKSKLVENVNYACTFADCTALGLGSTCYGMDANGNASYAFNMYFQVQNQKDEACDFQALAVPTQTDPSTAACNFPIQIAASSTSSGHRRARAAPLGAAALLVLLALVQFLVSH, from the exons ATGGCGGCGGCGAATCTGGGCGCCTGGCTCTGCGCGCTGGTAGTGGTGGCACTGGCCGTCCTCCCGGCGGCGGACGCGCTGGGGATGAACTGGGGCACGCAGGCCACGCACCCGCTCTCGCCCAGGATCGTCGTGCAGTTGCTCAGGGACAACGGCATCAAGAAGGTGAAACTGTTCGACGCCGACCAGGGCACCCTCAACGCGCTCGCCGGCACCGACATCGAGGTCATGGTCGTCATCCCCAACAACCTGCTCGACATCATGAACGACAAGGACAACGCCAGGGACTGGGTGCGCCACAACGTCTCCCGCTACCACTTCGACGGCGGCGTCAACATCAA GTATGTGGCCGTAGGCAACGAACCCTTCCTGGCGTCCTACAACGGCACCTTCGACAAGGTCACCTTCCCGGCGCTGCAGAACATCCAGAACGCGCTCAACGACGCCGGATTCAGCGAGATCAAGGCCACCGTGCCGCTCAACGCCGACGTCTACAACTCGCCCGCCAACAACCAGGTGCCGTCGGCGGGCCGCTTCCGGACGGACGTCGCCCCGCTCATGACGCAGATGGTGCAGTTCCTGGCCAACAACAGCGCCCCCTTCACCGTCAACATCTACCCCTACCTCAGCCTCTACCTCAGCGAGGACTTCCCCGTCGACTTCGCCTTCTTCGACGGCCTCGCCAAGCCGCTGGTCGACGGCGTCAACACCTACACCAACGTGTTCGACGCCAACTTCGACACGCTGGTGTCCGCGCTCGCCGCCGTCGGCCACGGCGACCTGCCCATCGTCATCGGCGAGGTCGGCTGGCCGACGGACGGCGACAAGCACGCCACCAACGCCCTCGCCAAGCGCTTCTACGACGGCCTGCTGCCGCGGCTGGCGGCCAACACCGGCACGCCGCTCCGGCCCAAACAGTACATGGAGGTGTACCTGTTCGGGCTCCTGGACGAGGACGTCAAGAGCGTGGCGCCGGGCGCGTTCGAGCGGCACTGGGGCGTGCTCCGCTTCGACGGCCAGCCCAAGTTCCCCATGGACCTCACCGGCAACGGGCAGAACACCATGCTGGTGCCGGCCAAGGGCGTGCAGTACCTGCCCAGGACGTggtgcgtgtacaaccccaacgccGAGGACAAGAGCAAGCTGGTGGAGAACGTGAACTACGCCTGCACCTTCGCCGACTGCACGGCGCTCGGCCTCGGCTCCACCTGCTACGGCATGGACGCCAATGGCAACGCCTCCTACGCCTTCAACATGTACTTCCAGGTGCAGAACCAGAAGGACGAGGCGTGCGACTTCCAGGCGCTCGCCGTGCCCACGCAGACCGACCCCTCCACCGCCGCCTGCAACTTCCCCATACAGATCGCCGCCTCCTCGACGTCGAGTGGCCACCGGCGAGCGCGCGCCGCGCCGCTCGGCGCCGCCGCTCTGCTTGTTCTCCTGGCTCTGGTCCAGTTCTTGGTGTCGCATTAG
- the LOC119303486 gene encoding zinc finger A20 and AN1 domain-containing stress-associated protein 6-like, with amino-acid sequence MAQESWKEAEDTGVHAPEAPIMCINNCGFFGNRMTENMCSKCYRDTVKAKKMALLVENKTAAAVASSPTPMVAEIKDEASASAKEGKQVAEEEAPKPPSNRCLSCRKKVGLTGFKCRCGDTFCSMHRYADAHDCKFDYKQAGREQIAQQNPVVKADKVTRF; translated from the coding sequence ATGGCGCAAGAGAGTTGGAAAGAGGCGGAGGATACGGGTGTCCACGCACCTGAGGCTCCGATAATGTGCATCAACAACTGTGGCTTCTTCGGCAACCGGATGACCGAAAACATGTGTTCAAAGTGTTACCGAGACACTGTCAAGGCCAAGAAGATGGCCCTTCTAGTCGAGAACAAAACTGCCGCTGCTGTTGCATCGTCACCCACACCAATGGTGGCAGAGATCAAGGATGAAGCGTCTGCCTCAGCCAAAGAAGGAAAACAagtagccgaggaggaggcgccgAAGCCACCCAGCAACCGCTGCCTGTCGTGCCGGAAGAAGGTCGGGCTGACGGGGTTCAAGTGCCGCTGCGGAGACACCTTCTGCTCGATGCACCGCTATGCCGACGCGCACGATTGCAAGTTCGACTACAAGCAGGCCGGCAGGGAGCAGATCGCCCAGCAGAACCCCGTCgtcaaggctgacaaggtcaccagaTTCTGA